Proteins encoded together in one Candidatus Paceibacterota bacterium window:
- a CDS encoding MBL fold metallo-hydrolase, with amino-acid sequence MVEIKVLIEGVHESDKVFKASSTVTLIKSDKNIIVDTGSFLDEQKIVDALAKENLKSKDIDLVVLTHLHIDHSRNTNIFSNAVLYVKHSHFPGSKWNINDITCETVELDNLEIAQGVKIILSPGHFPYHISVVVKTKDGIVVIAGDAVSTKEALGKIPYPQWNDEEYLKSQKKIMEISDWIIPGHGGMFKVNK; translated from the coding sequence ATGGTAGAAATAAAGGTTTTGATAGAAGGTGTTCATGAGAGCGACAAAGTATTCAAGGCAAGCTCCACGGTGACGCTAATCAAGTCTGATAAAAATATAATTGTTGATACCGGCTCATTTTTAGATGAGCAAAAAATAGTTGACGCGTTAGCTAAAGAAAACCTAAAATCGAAGGACATTGATCTGGTAGTTCTTACTCATTTGCACATAGATCATTCAAGAAATACAAACATTTTTTCGAATGCTGTTCTTTATGTAAAACATTCTCATTTTCCCGGCTCTAAATGGAATATTAATGATATAACTTGCGAAACTGTAGAGCTCGATAATTTGGAAATAGCACAGGGTGTCAAAATAATTCTGAGCCCTGGTCATTTTCCGTATCACATATCGGTGGTTGTAAAAACTAAGGACGGTATCGTTGTTATTGCAGGAGATGCGGTTTCAACAAAAGAAGCTCTCGGAAAAATACCATACCCGCAATGGAATGATGAGGAATATTTGAAGAGCCAAAAGAAGATTATGGAAATTTCCGATTGGATAATTCCGGGCCATGGAGGAATGTTTAAGGTAAATAAATAA
- a CDS encoding GIY-YIG nuclease family protein, whose amino-acid sequence MSKEYVYYVYIIASVTGTLYVGVTNNLQRRVFEHKQDSIEGFTKIYSCHKLVYYEQYSDIRDAISREKQLKKWRRDKKEKLIRTGNSSWKDLSLDL is encoded by the coding sequence ATGTCGAAGGAATATGTTTATTATGTTTACATAATTGCAAGTGTTACCGGAACTCTATATGTCGGAGTTACGAATAATTTACAGCGTAGAGTATTTGAACATAAACAAGATTCGATTGAAGGATTTACTAAAATATATTCTTGTCACAAGTTGGTATATTATGAGCAGTATTCGGATATTCGCGATGCAATATCGAGAGAAAAACAATTGAAAAAGTGGAGGAGGGATAAAAAAGAAAAATTGATTAGGACCGGTAATTCTTCATGGAAAGATTTAAGCTTGGATCTCTGA